One segment of Fusarium oxysporum f. sp. lycopersici 4287 chromosome 7, whole genome shotgun sequence DNA contains the following:
- a CDS encoding chaperone hchA codes for MSKQDDKTPVRDTAEDDAYFPSPFSLTQYVTAKTDFDGADYPNKYTGGKWKILMIGTQERYLKMADGKFFSTGNHPVEMLLPMYHLDAAGFDIDVATLSGDPVKLEMWAFPKEDEAVKSIYDKYKQKLRSPLNLSEVWNGKDGKGFNQDTPYLAVFIPGGHGALNGIPFSKTVGDVLRWAHANDRFFITLCHGPASILAADVGKPEGSKFIYEGYSVDVFPDSLDQGANIGIGYIPGKMEWLVGERLKKLGVTPINKTISGECHRDRLLLTGDSPLASNNLGKLAAKTLLEEVNK; via the coding sequence ATGTCCAAACAAGACGATAAGACTCCCGTCCGTGACACAGCGGAAGATGACGCCTACTTCCCCTCACCTTTCTCCCTCACGCAGTATGTTACCGCCAAAACAGACTTTGACGGCGCCGACTATCCCAACAAATACACCGGCGGCAAGTGGAAGATTCTGATGATCGGCACCCAGGAGCGCTATCTCAAGATGGCAGACGGCAAGTTCTTTTCCACTGGTAACCACCCAGTCGAGATGCTTCTGCCTATGTATCATCTTGATGCTGCTGGCTTCGACATCGATGTGGCTACTCTCTCGGGAGATCCAGTCAAGCTTGAGATGTGGGCTTTTCCtaaggaggatgaggctgtGAAGTCAATTTACGACAAGTACAAGCAGAAGCTTCGCAGCCCGCTTAACTTGTCTGAGGTCTGGAATGGTAAAGACGGCAAGGGGTTTAATCAAGATACTCCTTACCTGGCAGTCTTTATTCCCGGTGGTCACGGCGCTCTCAACGGCATACCTTTTAGCAAGACAGTCGGTGACGTACTCCGCTGGGCTCACGCCAATGATCGCTTTTTTATCACGCTTTGCCACGGGCCTGCTAGTATTCTCGCCGCGGATGTTGGCAAGCCTGAGGGCTCCAAGTTTATTTACGAGGGTTACAGCGTCGATGTCTTCCCCGACTCGCTGGACCAGGGTGCTAATATCGGCATTGGCTATATCCCTGGCAAGATGGAATGGCTGGTTGGTGAGCGACTGAAGAAGCTCGGGGTCACGCCGATCAACAAGACTATTTCTGGTGAATGTCATAGGGACCGTCTGCTGTTGACGGGCGATTCGCCGCTAGCTTCGAATAACTTGGGCAAGCTGGCCGCCAAGACGCTGCTGGAGGAGGTCAACAAATAG
- a CDS encoding hypothetical protein (At least one base has a quality score < 10) has product MDVDDQDTARACKRIRLQSPEPDVYENFGDILLSDSELFPQLTCDSGFSASILEPTKENKDESRLEIVGEALVAETIRDVCLGMIPLKATSSFFKNRKESEATVNLRQCGAILKLCTADTGAYAGIVTEVFPLELLDRPSVKLSALLTAPAALRIIMFSHIEEAAEIGALLSNNDLFLQHPSSRDIEYFELEAEYFNPHYLVTPGSRMPQMEDLAIEYNDSTSDPSLTLDEQKKGQLMGVFDTAADLSIRPTTDPSPRLQTSLKDYQLKALTVMSEKECTNVESPQSPSLWVARDAFTGGDREYRHRITGHRVDVPPVCAGGILADEMGLGKTLCVLSLICWSLDLLRDTEAQGNGSEPSTTLVVIPKSMIPGWQVQIKNHIVPGQIRGALYHGTGRQSLAKHFRNNDIVLTTYQTLRSEWANKGPLFTEQWFRVVLDEAHRIGNRSTQVFQAACELRSSRRWCLTGTPIVNSIDNYGALLAFVQMEPLVAKARFDRWISNPIRDNVQEGLRQLRILVEATCLRRTKSSISQALPPLTIREEKVSLHPYDRALYDFFESEAAKNAADSSNNYPDNPSETGREKKNVLSLIHNLRRICDHGEDLLSASDTEAWRMRRGQGPDLQTIHYSGTQQLGTNYSVDSYCKASPSAKVQRLVHKIRLEQTNNLAGPATPPVRSVVFSYWTKMLDFVQIALLQASFLCERIDGQYSIKQREKALSRFANDPCCTVMLATIGSGGEGIDLTSANNVHLLEPHWNPMAEEQAIARVHRHRPAAARHCHKFITQTRSRSMFKTFKLRKHSLFRIRGVSITTLVGMVWTMRLQASLRNGSLREVRCKWRSK; this is encoded by the exons ATGGATGTGGACGATCAAGACACGGCACGAGCCTGTAAAAGGATACGCCTGCAATCCCCAGAGCCAGACGTTTATGAGAATTTCGGAGACATTCTCTTGTCAGACTCTGAATTGTTTCCTCAGCTCACGTGCGACAGCGGTTTCTCGGCCAGCATCTTAGAGCCTAcaaaagaaaataaagaTGAATCTAGACTTGAGATCGTAGGCGAAGCACTGGTCGCAGAGACAATTCGCGATGTCTGCCTCGGAATG ATACCCTTGAAAGCCACATCGTCATTCTTTAAGAATCGAAAAGAGTCAGAAGCTACAGTCAACCTGCGACAGTGTGGCGCTATCTTGAAGCTCTGTACGGCAGACACGGGTGCATATGCCGGCATCGTCACGGAGGTGTTTCCGTTAGAGTTGCTAGACCGCCCTTCGGTAAAGCTAAGCGCTCTGTTAACTGCCCCAGCAGCTCTTCGCATCATAATGTTCAGCCATATTGAAGAAGCAGCGGAGATTGGAGCTCTCTTATCTAATAATGACCTTTTCCTTCAACATCCGTCATCTCGGGACATCGAATATTTTGAGCTGGAGGCGGAATACTTTAACCCGCATTATCTCGTTACTCCAGGGTCTCGCATGCCACAAATGGAAGACCTTGCTATCGAGTACAACGATAGTACATCAGATCCGTCTCTTACCTTGGACGAGCAGAAGAAAGGACAGTTGATGGGCGTTTTTGACACCGCAGCTGATCTTTCTATTCGACCGACGACCGATCCAAGCCCACGACTACAGACCAGCCTAAAAGA CTATCAACTCAAAGCTCTTACGGTGATGAGCGAAAAGGAGTGTACCAACGTTGAAAGTCCCCAGAGTCCTTCGCTGTGGGTCGCACGCGATGCATTCACTGGGGGAGACAG AGAATACCGCCACAGAATAACGGGACATAGGGTCGATGTTCCGCCCGTTTGTGCCGGAGGAATCCTTGCTGAT GAAATGGGTCTCGGGAAAACCCTCTGCGTACTGTCCCTCATTTGCTGGTCTCTGGACTTGTTGAGGGACACAGAAGCTCAAGGGAATGGTTCTGAGCCTTCGACAACATTGGTTGTCATACCTAAGAGCA TGATTCCTGGCTGGCAAGTCCAGATCAAGAACCACATTGTCCCGGGTCAGATCCGTGGTGCCCTTTATCATGGTACTGGTAGACAAAGTCTTGCTAAGCATTTTCGAAACAATGACATTGTCTTGACAACATATCAGACCTTAAGGTCTGAGTGGGCTAACAAGGGTCCATTGTTCACAGAGCAATGGTTCCGCGTTGTTCTAGATGAAG CCCATCGTATCGGTAACAGGTCAACTCAAGTATTTCAGGCCGCATGTGAGCTCCGGTCATCGAGGCGCTGGTGTCTCACGGGAACTCCTATTGTGAATTCCATCGATAACTACGGAGCATTACTAGCGTTCGTTCAGATGGAGCCTCTCGTTGCAAAGGCCAGATTCGATCGTTGGATATCCAATCCGATTCGAGATAATGTACAAGAAGGCCTTCGACAGCTCCGGATTCTAGTTGAAGCAACGTGTCTCCGTCGGACGAAATCTAGCATTTCACAAGCACTCCCTCCTCTGACAATCCGCGAAGAAAAGGTTAGCTTGCATCCATATGACCGCGCTCTTTACGATTTCTTCGAAAGTGAAGCTGCCAAAAACGCTGCCGATTCTTCTAACAACTATCCCGACAACCCTTCAGAGACGGGTAGGGAAAAGAAGAATGTTTTATCTCTGATCCACAATCTTCGCCGAATTTGCGATCACGGAGAGGATCTCTTATCAGCTTCGGACACTGAAGCGTGGAGGATGCGGAGAGGTCAAGGTCCAGATTTGCAAACTATACACTACAGTGGTACACAACAACTTGGAACGAATTATAGTGTGGATTCATACTGCAAAGCATCGCCGTCTGCTAAGGTGCAAAGATTGGTACACAAAATTCGATTAGAGCAAACGAACAACTTGGCAGGGCCGGCGACTCCACCGGTGAGAAG CGTGGTTTTCAGTTACTGGACTAAGATGCTCGATTTTGTCCAAATCGCTCTTTTACAGGCTAGCTTCTTGTGTGAGAGAATTGATGGCCAGTACTCCATCAAGCAAAGAGAGAAGGCGCTGTCTAGATTTGCAAACGACCCTTGCTGTACTGTAATGCTGGCCACTATTGGGAGTGGCGGTGAAGG CATTGATCTAACCTCGGCTAATAATGTGCATCTTCTGGAGCCTCATTGGAACCCCATGGCCGAAGAGCAAGCGATCGCGCGTGTTCATCGACATCGGCCAGCAGCGGCACGTCACTGCCACAAGTTTATCACTCAGACTCGATCGAGGAG TATGTTCAAAACATTCAAGTTAAGAAAACACAGCTTATTCAGGATACGTGGAGTGTCAATAACGACTCTAGTGGGAATGGTATGGACAATGAGACTTCAAGC AAGCTTGAGAAATGGCTCGCTCAGAGAAGTGAGATGTAAATGGAGATCCAAATAA
- a CDS encoding hypothetical protein (At least one base has a quality score < 10), translating into MLRQSDLQHLGNDFKVAATLFRTLIQSAGVVRVIIDGLDEIEPTQRSKLIKELVRLSGECEECHILLTSRAESDISGDLDGKTIDIQVDKNNAGSIQVFINQTMGEWFKERDFVPDVQDQLQGWAAPLAFRAKGMFLYVKVIFRIVYYINDIGDIQNQLEHLPSSLEDAYGRVLQQIDASPDLQRRNLARSILGWVGCAPSPMTLKEIEQTLLVDPDCPFKLPRVQARVNVVQICGPIIDIVDGYVQFVHFTVREYIFSTKIQNSITLSEMALDLAIRCVVYMCQGHHDPDLTEDEIDANIIWGAYRLHHFSSSFWLDLIHEYLTLSGSKTIPDTLIDQLRILLETRSSDHYTETDQRESSLHPAILGLKHQEPALVEMLKGCTEFQTSSSKSDFQLNNPEQWFHTSPLSVPKISIALHERLDDLDDEKCSILKSLSYHYGPRCFRCGFLGCHYRRYGFGTKTGRQAHEKDHQKPWNCNYPGCRFATQGFISRKMRDDHLKSGHPHAVDPGLLNTAPYEKLEDEELQPLMFDLIETNRLEIITSLIPRLRNLERLVQTEVAIHAAKMGSHSILQLFNDSGLLTGAFVTKDNLDWKRFSDLAERTVRSKSVSLSKILLRWVATLDLRLRDTHDFRVAVKDIIGTLMALESEGLFELWRPILASGFGIAGTSVEVAQAFALQGAIGTTDNIPSRERMLLGIWEEYKVLHTIKARDRHKVLPSIADSSCSVNLARYAIQHGCGVDIQSSYNSLTALQIASRKTTKQAADLMEFLLLQGADPNKRTAKKRIGDEKGAREISKWLGLTWEQLVERTTEERQRNKKNESEGSYSD; encoded by the exons ATGCTACGCCAATCAGACCTGCAACATCTGGGAAACGATTTTAAGGTCGCTGCAACCCTATTTCGGACGCTTATACAGAGTGCAGGCGTTGTGCGAGTAATCATTGACGGCTTAGATGAGATTGAGCCTACACAACGCTCAAAGCTGATAAAGGAACTCGTGAGACTCAGTGGCGAATGTGAAGAGTGCCACATCCTGTTAACTAGCCGTGCCGAAAGTGACATCTCTGGCGATTTGGACGGCAAGACTATAGATATACAGGTCGACAAGAATAACGCTGGCAGTATCCAGGTTTTCATCAACCAAACTATGGGAGAATGGTTCAAAGAGAGGGACTTCGTTCCAGACGTTCAAGACCAGCTCCAAGGCTGGGCTGCACCACTAGCATTCCGTGCAAAAG GAATGTTTCTTTATGTTAAGGTTATCTTCAGGATAGTATATTACATCAACGATATCGGAGACATACAAAACCAACTCGAACATCTCCCATCGTCTCTGGAGGATGC TTATGGTAGGGTTCTACAGCAGATTGATGCATCTCCAGATCTCCAAAGAAGAAACCTTGCTCGCTCGATACTTGGCTGGGTGGGATGTGCCCCATCACCCATGACACTGAAAGAAATCGAGCAGACCTTGCTTGTTGACCCCGACTGTCCTTTCAAGCTACCGAGAGTTCAAGCGAGGGTCAATGTTGTACAGATCTGCGGCCCGATTATCGATATAGTAGATGGTTATGTTCAATTCGTCCATTTTACTGTTCGAGA ATACATCTTCAGCACCAAGATCCAGAACTCTATCACTCTCTCTGAGATGGCGCTTGACTTGGCTATTCGCTGCGTGGTGTATATGTGCCAGGGCCACCATGACCCAGACCTCACCGAAGATGAAATTGATGCCAACATTATTTGGGGGGCATATCGCTTGCATCACTTCTCATCGAGCTTCTGGCTTGACTTAATCCACGAGTATTTGACCTTATCTGGCTCAAAAACCATACCTGATACTCTTATTGATCAGCTGAGAATACTTCTCGAGACACGATCATCAGATCATTACACTGAGACTGACCAAAGAGAAAGTTCCCTACACCCAGCCATTCTTGGCCTGAAGCATCAGGAGCCTGCTCTGGTAGAGATGCTGAAGGGCTGTACTGAATTTCAGACATCATCGTCCAAGTCAGACTTTCAGCTCAATAATC CGGAGCAGTGGTTTCACACCAGCCCGCTCTCCGTTCCCAAAATTTCAATTGCTCTCCATGAGCGGCTCGATGACCTCGATGATGAGAAATGTTCCATTTTGAAATCACTTTCTTACCATTATGGACCCAGGTGCTTCAGATGCGGGTTTTTGGGCTGTCATTATCGGCGTTACGGCTTTGGAACGAAGACAGGCCGCCAAGCTCACGAAAAGGATCATCAGAAGCCATGGAACTGCAACTACCCAGGCTGCCGCTTTGCGACCCAGGGCTTTATCTCACGAAAGATGAGAGATGACCATCTGAAAAGTGGCCACCCACATGCTGTAGATCCTGGTTTGTTAAATACTGCCCCCTATGAAAAGcttgaagacgaagaactCCAACCTCTTAtgtttgatttgattgaaaCTAACCGGTTGGAGATTATAACGTCACTGATACCTCGTTTGCGCAATTTAGAACGTTTAGTGCAGACAGAGGTCGCAATCCACGCTGCCAAAATGGGTTCTCACTCAATCCTACAACTGTTCAACGACTCTGGGTTACTCACGGGAGCATTTGTCACGAAAGATAATCTGGACTGGAAAAGGTTTAGTGATCTAGCCGAGAGGACAGTGCGAAGTAAGAGTGTCAGCTTGTCCAAAATTCTGCTACGCTGGGTTGCGACGCTGGACTTGCGTTTAAGGGATACGCACGACTTTCGAGTAGCAGTGAAGGACATAATCGGAACCCTAATGGCATTGGAGTCTGAGGGTCTTTTTGAACTATGGAGGCCAATACTGGCTTCAGGCTTCGGCATTGCGGGTACCAGCGTGGAAGTTGCACAGGCATTCGCGTTGCAGGGTGCTATAGGCACCACTGACAATATCCCAAGCCGCGAACGCATGCTGCTGGGGATTTGGGAAGAATACAAGGTTTTGCATACAATAAAAGCGCGAGACCGGCATAAAGTTCTTCCAAGTATTGCCGATTCCAGCTGTTCCGTCAATTTGGCGCGTTATGCCATTCAACATGGCTGTGGAGTTGACATCCAGTCCAGCTATAACAGTCTAACAGCCTTGCAAATCGCATCGAGGAAGACTACAAAACAAGCAGCAGATCTCATGGAGTTCCTACTTCTCCAAGGAGCAGACCCCAACAAGCGGACGGCGAAAAAGAGGATTGGGGACGAAAAAGGAGCACGAGAAATCTCAAAGTGGCTCGGGCTGACATGGGAACAGTTAGTTGAAAGAACTACAGAGGAACGTcagagaaacaagaaaaaTGAAAGTGAAGGTTCTTACAGTGATTGA
- a CDS encoding hypothetical protein (At least one base has a quality score < 10): MRRLRVVFEMFWPSHRDRIQVVVKHMASHCDLIRKEVRMEEIRRADELRNRELQHFVQTEENNIAQEYASHRAHISPKSYDGDLYRFSEAVCNGTGKWLFRDLSFQNWLAGKEKAKPILWLRGIPGAGKTLLASSVIKHTQSLDGTHTVFAFLTYLDSRISALSILHSLIFQLASTSLSLKTMLRQSDLQHLGNDFKVAATLFRTLIQSAGVVRVIIDGLDEIEPTQRSKLIKELVRLSGECEECHILLTSRAESDISGDLDGKTIDIQVDKNNAGSIQVFINQTMGEWFKERDFVPDVQDQLQGWAAPLAFRAKGMFLYVKVIFRIVYYINDIGDIQNQLEHLPSSLEDAYGRVLQQIDASPDLQRRNLARSILGWVGCAPSPMTLKEIEQTLLVDPDCPFKLPRVQARVNVVQICGPIIDIVDGYVQFVHFTVREYIFSTKIQNSITLSEMALDLAIRCVVYMCQGHHDPDLTEDEIDANIIWGAYRLHHFSSSFWLDLIHEYLTLSGSKTIPDTLIDQLRILLETRSSDHYTETDQRESSLHPAILGLKHQEPALVEMLKGCTEFQTSSSKSDFQLNNPEQWFHTSPLSVPKISIALHERLDDLDDEKCSILKSLSYHYGPRCFRCGFLGCHYRRYGFGTKTGRQAHEKDHQKPWNCNYPGCRFATQGFISRKMRDDHLKSGHPHAVDPGLLNTAPYEKLEDEELQPLMFDLIETNRLEIITSLIPRLRNLERLVQTEVAIHAAKMGSHSILQLFNDSGLLTGAFVTKDNLDWKRFSDLAERTVRSKSVSLSKILLRWVATLDLRLRDTHDFRVAVKDIIGTLMALESEGLFELWRPILASGFGIAGTSVEVAQAFALQGAIGTTDNIPSRERMLLGIWEEYKVLHTIKARDRHKVLPSIADSSCSVNLARYAIQHGCGVDIQSSYNSLTALQIASRKTTKQAADLMEFLLLQGADPNKRTAKKRIGDEKGAREISKWLGLTWEQLVERTTEERQRNKKNESEGSYSD, from the exons ATGCGCC GTCTCCGAGTTGTGTTTGAGATGTTCTGGCCAAGCCACAGAGACAGGATACAGGTCGTGGTAAAACACATGGCAAGCCATTGCGACCTCATCAGAAAGGAAGTTCGTATGGAGGAGATACGCAGAGCAGACGAATTACGAAACCGTGAATTGCAGCATTTCGTACAGACAGAGGAGAACAATATCGCCCAGGAATATGCGAGTCATCGGGCACATATCTCACCTAAGAGCTACGATGGCGACTTGTATCGTTTCAGCGAAGCTGTTTGCAATGGAACCGGGAAATGGCTCTTCCGGGACCTATCATTCCAGAATTGGCTCGCCGGTAAGGAGAAAGCAAAGCCTATTTTATGGCTCCGAGGTATCCCAGGAGCCG GCAAGACACTGCTAGCAAGCAGCGTGATCAAGCACACTCAGTCATTGGATGGTACCCATACCGTGTTCGCGTTTCTCACATACCTCGACAGTCGTATTTCCGCACTCTCTATCCTCCATTCATTAATATTCCAACTAGCCTCTACATCCCTCTCCCTCAAGACAATGCTACGCCAATCAGACCTGCAACATCTGGGAAACGATTTTAAGGTCGCTGCAACCCTATTTCGGACGCTTATACAGAGTGCAGGCGTTGTGCGAGTAATCATTGACGGCTTAGATGAGATTGAGCCTACACAACGCTCAAAGCTGATAAAGGAACTCGTGAGACTCAGTGGCGAATGTGAAGAGTGCCACATCCTGTTAACTAGCCGTGCCGAAAGTGACATCTCTGGCGATTTGGACGGCAAGACTATAGATATACAGGTCGACAAGAATAACGCTGGCAGTATCCAGGTTTTCATCAACCAAACTATGGGAGAATGGTTCAAAGAGAGGGACTTCGTTCCAGACGTTCAAGACCAGCTCCAAGGCTGGGCTGCACCACTAGCATTCCGTGCAAAAG GAATGTTTCTTTATGTTAAGGTTATCTTCAGGATAGTATATTACATCAACGATATCGGAGACATACAAAACCAACTCGAACATCTCCCATCGTCTCTGGAGGATGC TTATGGTAGGGTTCTACAGCAGATTGATGCATCTCCAGATCTCCAAAGAAGAAACCTTGCTCGCTCGATACTTGGCTGGGTGGGATGTGCCCCATCACCCATGACACTGAAAGAAATCGAGCAGACCTTGCTTGTTGACCCCGACTGTCCTTTCAAGCTACCGAGAGTTCAAGCGAGGGTCAATGTTGTACAGATCTGCGGCCCGATTATCGATATAGTAGATGGTTATGTTCAATTCGTCCATTTTACTGTTCGAGA ATACATCTTCAGCACCAAGATCCAGAACTCTATCACTCTCTCTGAGATGGCGCTTGACTTGGCTATTCGCTGCGTGGTGTATATGTGCCAGGGCCACCATGACCCAGACCTCACCGAAGATGAAATTGATGCCAACATTATTTGGGGGGCATATCGCTTGCATCACTTCTCATCGAGCTTCTGGCTTGACTTAATCCACGAGTATTTGACCTTATCTGGCTCAAAAACCATACCTGATACTCTTATTGATCAGCTGAGAATACTTCTCGAGACACGATCATCAGATCATTACACTGAGACTGACCAAAGAGAAAGTTCCCTACACCCAGCCATTCTTGGCCTGAAGCATCAGGAGCCTGCTCTGGTAGAGATGCTGAAGGGCTGTACTGAATTTCAGACATCATCGTCCAAGTCAGACTTTCAGCTCAATAATC CGGAGCAGTGGTTTCACACCAGCCCGCTCTCCGTTCCCAAAATTTCAATTGCTCTCCATGAGCGGCTCGATGACCTCGATGATGAGAAATGTTCCATTTTGAAATCACTTTCTTACCATTATGGACCCAGGTGCTTCAGATGCGGGTTTTTGGGCTGTCATTATCGGCGTTACGGCTTTGGAACGAAGACAGGCCGCCAAGCTCACGAAAAGGATCATCAGAAGCCATGGAACTGCAACTACCCAGGCTGCCGCTTTGCGACCCAGGGCTTTATCTCACGAAAGATGAGAGATGACCATCTGAAAAGTGGCCACCCACATGCTGTAGATCCTGGTTTGTTAAATACTGCCCCCTATGAAAAGcttgaagacgaagaactCCAACCTCTTAtgtttgatttgattgaaaCTAACCGGTTGGAGATTATAACGTCACTGATACCTCGTTTGCGCAATTTAGAACGTTTAGTGCAGACAGAGGTCGCAATCCACGCTGCCAAAATGGGTTCTCACTCAATCCTACAACTGTTCAACGACTCTGGGTTACTCACGGGAGCATTTGTCACGAAAGATAATCTGGACTGGAAAAGGTTTAGTGATCTAGCCGAGAGGACAGTGCGAAGTAAGAGTGTCAGCTTGTCCAAAATTCTGCTACGCTGGGTTGCGACGCTGGACTTGCGTTTAAGGGATACGCACGACTTTCGAGTAGCAGTGAAGGACATAATCGGAACCCTAATGGCATTGGAGTCTGAGGGTCTTTTTGAACTATGGAGGCCAATACTGGCTTCAGGCTTCGGCATTGCGGGTACCAGCGTGGAAGTTGCACAGGCATTCGCGTTGCAGGGTGCTATAGGCACCACTGACAATATCCCAAGCCGCGAACGCATGCTGCTGGGGATTTGGGAAGAATACAAGGTTTTGCATACAATAAAAGCGCGAGACCGGCATAAAGTTCTTCCAAGTATTGCCGATTCCAGCTGTTCCGTCAATTTGGCGCGTTATGCCATTCAACATGGCTGTGGAGTTGACATCCAGTCCAGCTATAACAGTCTAACAGCCTTGCAAATCGCATCGAGGAAGACTACAAAACAAGCAGCAGATCTCATGGAGTTCCTACTTCTCCAAGGAGCAGACCCCAACAAGCGGACGGCGAAAAAGAGGATTGGGGACGAAAAAGGAGCACGAGAAATCTCAAAGTGGCTCGGGCTGACATGGGAACAGTTAGTTGAAAGAACTACAGAGGAACGTcagagaaacaagaaaaaTGAAAGTGAAGGTTCTTACAGTGATTGA
- a CDS encoding hypothetical protein (At least one base has a quality score < 10), translating into MSLNSALERLPAELHKEIASYLVASNSTKSIHSLASTCKRCFNIFAPFAVQTYCSSEIPKERSQSRNRNLQFLHHIAISHPELVWHVQTLDLHDWGFKSDGTESGLAIRDDEWPVYKRLVDETFPSEGESEIRKQWVKLLEEEWEDALMALLLAVCTNIRTLIYRIPKKSSIFLRVLNAGVSNQNGAEPGGSFPRLQNITQKPNIMNKSRWSLYDPSNNESSEFKFDEDFIKILQMPSLRSYECNGMTLAGDMDKEVLGKLPRQSLSIESLSITDSNCQFSSLNALLAVCRGLRAFTSTRAREKPITLEMTARDIVRALIPHSDTLEYLHLDSNKTWRLAYVLDQETFWSYAGVELKQLHRLKHLKVVIEALKGLFNVFEAVMDENWKMPPPPPFADCIPEQLECLEIRNCTIEDLPQITEFAEALDNFPKLRSARFVFSDDPIECGWEEKPKDLIFDMNRPSSEAVQLVKNLHDQK; encoded by the coding sequence ATGTCACTCAATTCGGCGCTCGAAAGACTTCCTGCGGAGCTTCACAAGGAGATCGCATCCTATCTCGTCGCCTCAAACTCCACCAAGTCGATCCACTCACTCGCCTCCACATGCAAGCGctgcttcaacatcttcgcCCCATTTGCAGTCCAAACATACTGCAGCTCAGAAATTCCCAAAGAACGATCTCAATCGCGCAACCGTAACTTGCAATTCCTCCACCATATCGCCATCTCCCATCCGGAGCTCGTCTGGCATGTCCAAACGCTTGATTTACATGATTGGGGGTTCAAGAGCGATGGGACAGAGTCAGGTCTTGCGATTCGGGATGATGAGTGGCCTGTATACAAGAGGCTGGTAGACGAGACTTTCCCCTCTGAAGGTGAATCAGAAATTAGGAAGCAATGGGTCAAATTACTAGAAGAGGAATGGGAAGATGCTTTGATGGCACTGCTTCTTGCAGTCTGCACCAATATCAGGACATTGATCTACCGGATACCGAAAAAGTCTAGCATTTTTCTGCGCGTTTTGAACGCTGGTGTCAGCAATCAAAACGGTGCCGAGCCAGGTGGATCATTTCCTCGGCTACAAAACATCACGCAAAAACCTAATATCATGAACAAGAGCCGATGGTCCCTTTATGATCCTAGCAATAACGAGAGCTCAGAGTTTAAATTCGACGAGGATTTTATTAAGATATTGCAAATGCCTTCCCTGCGCTCATACGAGTGCAACGGCATGACCCTAGCCGGCGACATGGATAAAGAGGTTCTGGGCAAACTGCCTAGGCAATCTCTCAGCATAGAGTCACTTTCGATTACCGACTCCAATTGCCAGTTTTCCTCTCTTAATGCCTTACTAGCTGTGTGTCGGGGGTTACGAGCATTTACATCCACACGAGCACGAGAGAAGCCAATTACGCTGGAAATGACGGCTCGAGATATCGTAAGAGCATTGATACCGCATTCAGATACCTTGGAATACCTTCACCTCGACTCCAACAAAACATGGAGGCTTGCTTATGTCTTAGATCAGGAAACATTTTGGTCATACGCCGGGGTTGAGCTCAAACAACTGCACAGGTTGAAGCACCTCAAGGTTGTTATCGAAGCCCTCAAGGGGCTTTTCAATGTGTTCGAGGCAGTCATGGATGAGAACTGGAAGATGCCACCTCCACCTCCCTTTGCAGACTGTATTCCAGAGCAGTTGGAGTGTCTTGAGATTCGGAACTGTACGATAGAGGACTTGCCTCAGATCACTGAGTTTGCTGAAGCTTTGGACAATTTTCCGAAACTTCGGTCGGCACGATTCGTGTTTAGCGATGACCCTATTGAGTGTGGATGGGAGGAGAAGCCGAAGGATCTTATTTTTGATATGAATAGGCCATCTTCGGAAGCAGTGCAACTGGTCAAGAATCTGCATGACCAGAAATAG